The Lysobacter panacisoli genome includes a window with the following:
- a CDS encoding SPOR domain-containing protein, with the protein MAARRGKSQAKRNSGGDSGLPGWAWMVLGILLAVVAILVAPKYLKSGGDGFFRPQPNPDAQPATVSSAEDEAIAEESAPAPAKGGKRDDAKKDTDYDFYTLLPGKEVPMSDAELAASEQAEARRQAAGRNKPEPAPAEAPKPVATQPTATLPRPVESDTVPARTPQATPAPTTVASVTPATPTASETKPVAATDDGTRYLLQAGAFQASGQAEEMKARIAMLGLSARVESAAINGNTVYRVRMGPYGTASDLADAKRKLAGGGLPAMAIKVK; encoded by the coding sequence GTGGCAGCACGGCGTGGTAAATCGCAGGCCAAGCGCAATTCCGGTGGCGACAGCGGCCTGCCCGGCTGGGCATGGATGGTGCTCGGCATCCTGCTGGCCGTAGTGGCGATCCTGGTCGCACCGAAGTACCTCAAGTCCGGCGGCGACGGCTTCTTCCGTCCGCAGCCGAATCCCGACGCGCAGCCGGCCACGGTGTCGAGCGCCGAGGACGAGGCGATCGCCGAGGAAAGCGCGCCCGCGCCCGCCAAGGGCGGCAAGCGCGACGACGCGAAGAAGGACACCGACTACGACTTCTACACCCTGCTTCCGGGCAAGGAAGTGCCGATGTCCGATGCCGAACTCGCGGCCAGCGAGCAGGCCGAGGCGCGTCGTCAGGCGGCCGGCCGCAACAAGCCCGAGCCCGCGCCGGCCGAAGCGCCGAAGCCGGTCGCGACCCAGCCGACCGCCACGCTGCCGCGCCCGGTCGAATCCGACACGGTGCCCGCACGTACGCCGCAGGCGACGCCCGCACCCACCACCGTAGCGAGCGTCACGCCGGCCACGCCGACCGCGAGCGAGACCAAGCCCGTGGCCGCCACCGACGACGGCACCCGCTACCTGCTCCAGGCCGGCGCGTTCCAGGCATCGGGGCAGGCGGAGGAGATGAAGGCGCGCATCGCGATGCTCGGACTCAGCGCGCGCGTCGAATCGGCCGCCATCAACGGCAACACGGTCTATCGCGTGCGCATGGGGCCCTATGGCACCGCCAGCGATCTGGCCGACGCCAAGCGCAAGCTCGCCGGCGGCGGCTTGCCGGCGATGGCGATCAAGGTGAAATAA
- the argS gene encoding arginine--tRNA ligase, with translation MKSTLRALVAQAIDALRAAGTLPADLATPEFVIERPKSLAQGDFSTNAAMLLAKPAKANPRAIAQALVDALPQTGELAKVEIAGPGFINFHVDESAWRRQVGEVLTQGARYGRNEGGKGHRAGVEFVSANPTGPLHVGHGRAAVIGDCIARVLDANGWDVAREFYYNDAGAQINNLAISVQARALGHGPEHPSWPEDGYRGDYIKDVAAAYLRGDSVEVEGHTVTGAKDAQDLDAIRQFAVAYLRREQNLDLEAYGVSFDVYFLESSLYGDDKVEETVRELVAHGHTYEEGGALWLRTTDFGDDKDRVMRKSDGTYTYFVPDVAYHRSKWQRGYERAITELGADHHGSLARVKAGLQALDCGIPQGWPEYVLHQMVTVMRGGEEVKLSKRAGSYVTLRDLIDEVGRDATRWFLIARKPDSQLTFDIDFARSQSLDNPVYYVQVSHARMCGLMRQLKERGLSFDAANGIAQPLDLEDTAARELIATLLRYPDVVETAGRDLEPHQIAVYLLELAQTFQTYYNDHQFLVDDANTRDARLVLATATRQVLANGLELLGVSAPEVM, from the coding sequence GTGAAATCCACTCTCCGCGCCCTCGTGGCGCAGGCCATCGACGCCCTTCGCGCCGCCGGCACCCTGCCGGCCGACCTCGCCACGCCCGAATTCGTGATCGAGCGTCCCAAGTCGCTGGCGCAGGGCGATTTCTCGACCAACGCGGCCATGCTGCTCGCCAAGCCGGCCAAGGCGAACCCGCGCGCGATCGCACAGGCGCTGGTCGATGCGCTGCCGCAGACGGGCGAACTGGCCAAGGTCGAGATCGCCGGACCGGGCTTCATCAACTTCCACGTCGACGAATCCGCGTGGCGCCGCCAGGTCGGCGAAGTGCTGACCCAGGGCGCGCGCTACGGACGCAACGAAGGCGGCAAGGGCCATCGCGCCGGCGTCGAGTTCGTTTCGGCCAACCCGACCGGCCCGCTGCACGTCGGCCACGGCCGCGCGGCGGTGATCGGCGACTGCATCGCGCGCGTGCTCGACGCCAACGGCTGGGACGTGGCGCGCGAGTTCTACTACAACGACGCCGGCGCGCAGATCAACAACCTCGCCATCTCGGTGCAGGCCCGCGCGCTCGGCCACGGCCCGGAACATCCCAGCTGGCCGGAAGACGGCTACCGCGGCGACTACATCAAGGACGTCGCGGCCGCGTACCTGCGCGGCGACAGCGTCGAAGTCGAAGGCCACACCGTCACCGGCGCGAAGGACGCGCAGGACCTCGACGCCATCCGCCAGTTCGCCGTGGCCTACCTGCGCCGCGAGCAGAACCTGGACCTGGAAGCCTACGGCGTGTCGTTCGACGTGTACTTCCTCGAGTCGTCGCTGTACGGCGACGACAAGGTCGAGGAAACCGTGCGCGAACTCGTCGCCCACGGCCACACGTACGAGGAAGGCGGCGCGCTGTGGCTGCGCACCACCGACTTCGGCGACGACAAGGACCGCGTGATGCGCAAGTCCGACGGCACGTACACCTACTTCGTGCCGGACGTCGCCTACCACCGCAGCAAGTGGCAGCGCGGCTACGAACGCGCGATCACCGAGCTGGGCGCCGACCACCACGGCTCGCTGGCGCGCGTGAAGGCCGGCCTGCAGGCGCTCGATTGCGGCATCCCGCAGGGCTGGCCGGAATACGTGCTGCACCAGATGGTCACCGTGATGCGCGGCGGTGAGGAAGTGAAGCTGTCCAAGCGCGCCGGCAGCTACGTGACGCTGCGCGACCTGATCGACGAGGTCGGCCGCGATGCGACGCGCTGGTTCCTGATCGCGCGCAAGCCCGATTCGCAGCTCACCTTCGACATCGATTTCGCGCGCAGCCAGTCGCTCGACAACCCGGTGTACTACGTGCAGGTCTCGCATGCGCGCATGTGCGGCCTGATGCGCCAGCTGAAGGAGCGCGGCCTGTCGTTCGATGCCGCCAACGGCATCGCGCAACCGCTCGACCTCGAAGACACCGCCGCGCGCGAACTCATCGCCACGCTGCTGCGTTACCCCGATGTCGTCGAAACCGCGGGCCGCGACCTCGAACCGCACCAGATCGCCGTGTACCTGCTCGAGCTGGCGCAGACTTTCCAGACGTACTACAACGACCACCAGTTCCTGGTCGACGACGCCAACACCCGCGATGCACGCCTCGTGCTCGCCACGGCGACGCGTCAGGTGCTGGCGAACGGTCTCGAACTGCTGGGCGTGAGCGCCCCCGAGGTGATGTAA
- the radC gene encoding RadC family protein: protein MHIRDWPSEERPRERLLAHGAAVLSDAELLAIFLGSGLRGRDAVATARDLLQAHGPLRVLLERPPTELARLPGLGPARACALAAALELGHRMLGADLKRGLLLSDPRSAGDYFAQRLRGRPHEVFAALFLDTRHRAIAFEELFRGTIDGAEVHPREVAARALALNAAAVIVGHNHPSGSPEPSAADRLLTDRLKEALHLLDVRLLDHFVIGDGPPLSMASRGAI from the coding sequence ATGCACATCCGAGACTGGCCCAGCGAGGAACGACCGCGCGAACGCCTGCTCGCCCACGGCGCCGCGGTCCTCAGCGACGCCGAACTGCTGGCGATCTTCCTCGGCTCCGGCCTGCGCGGCCGGGACGCGGTGGCGACCGCGCGCGATCTCCTGCAGGCGCACGGTCCGTTGCGGGTCCTGCTCGAACGCCCGCCCACGGAACTGGCGCGCCTGCCCGGCCTCGGCCCGGCGCGCGCATGTGCGCTGGCGGCGGCGCTGGAACTCGGTCACCGCATGCTCGGCGCGGATCTGAAGCGCGGGCTGCTCCTGAGCGATCCGCGCTCCGCCGGCGACTATTTCGCCCAACGCCTGCGCGGCCGCCCCCACGAAGTGTTCGCGGCCCTGTTCCTCGACACGCGCCACCGCGCCATCGCCTTCGAGGAACTCTTCCGCGGCACCATCGACGGCGCCGAGGTGCACCCGCGCGAGGTCGCCGCCCGCGCCCTGGCGCTCAACGCCGCCGCGGTCATCGTCGGCCACAACCATCCCAGCGGCAGCCCCGAGCCCAGCGCCGCCGACCGCCTGCTCACCGACCGGCTCAAGGAGGCGCTGCACCTGCTGGACGTGCGCCTGCTGGACCATTTCGTGATCGGCGACGGTCCACCGCTGTCGATGGCCTCTCGCGGCGCGATCTAG
- the dut gene encoding dUTP diphosphatase — protein MNHTLELKILDPRFGGEWPLPTYATQASAGLDLRAALDDALTLQPGDTALVPSGLSIHLGDPTMCAVILPRSGLGHKHGIVLGNGTGLIDADYQGPLLISVWNRGREAFTMQPGDRIAQLVILPIVRATLQVVEEFETSARGAGGFGHTGVR, from the coding sequence ATGAACCATACGCTTGAACTGAAGATCCTCGATCCGCGCTTCGGCGGCGAATGGCCGCTGCCGACCTATGCCACGCAAGCCAGCGCCGGACTCGACCTGCGCGCCGCGCTGGACGATGCGCTGACGCTGCAGCCAGGCGATACCGCGCTGGTGCCGTCGGGCCTGTCGATCCACCTGGGCGATCCGACGATGTGCGCGGTGATCCTGCCGCGTTCGGGACTGGGCCATAAGCACGGCATCGTGCTGGGCAACGGTACCGGGCTGATCGACGCCGATTACCAGGGGCCGCTGCTGATCAGCGTCTGGAACCGCGGTCGCGAGGCTTTTACGATGCAGCCAGGGGATCGCATCGCCCAGCTCGTCATCCTGCCGATCGTGCGGGCGACGCTGCAGGTGGTGGAAGAATTCGAAACCAGTGCGCGCGGGGCCGGTGGCTTCGGCCACACCGGCGTGCGCTGA
- a CDS encoding phosphomannomutase/phosphoglucomutase, whose product MKGLEMGQVSASAARLKVLLPVLVGLFVLLAGWFAWSGWELHRDGARRVSVTQARDEAVDAARLALSSEQKQLTARLATPAVQNAIAAGDLATASQALAKDWKGAADVTVLPLDLSAEYASLPKSGYGRMGVIEAAIEAGKPVAGLVRHGSGPQLAMAAPVLSGTQPVAVAYARLPLKKVSGGLEDASVGDDTYLALRQGGYSAVERGDKQLAGGAEALAEKIPGSDLRVAAAVPDVAGGPFGLDALACFIAAAVMLLLAFLTWRAPHIKLRRKAAEADEEGPVQTLAESMEASPPTPKPTPVTPPKPASPSRPVAIDRGIFRAYDIRGVVGQTLDAGVAELIGQSVGSLMHEKGLTDIVVGRDGRLSGPTLVEGLISGLRKAGRNVIDIGLAPTPVVYFGAYHLRAGSCVSVTGSHNPPDYNGFKIVVGGETLSGDAIVDLYARIADDRLQLADLGSLVQRDISEDYVQRIASDVQIDRPLRVVVDAGNGVAGDIGPRVLSAIGAEVTPLYCDIDGTFPNHHPDPSEPHNLTDLIKMVQRLEADLGIAFDGDGDRLGVVTRDGENIFPDRLLMLFAADVLERNPGAVILYDVKCTGRLPGQILRHGGSPLMWKTGHSLIKAKMRETDAELAGEMSGHFFFKERWYGFDDGIYAAARLLEILAAQPRSPSETLAALPNGVSTPEIKVDAPDGDPHTFVERFRNEAQFEGARLSTIDGLRVDYADGWGLVRASNTTPVLVMRFDADSPEALARIKNDFRTQLLALKPDLTLPF is encoded by the coding sequence ATGAAGGGTCTGGAAATGGGACAAGTGTCGGCTTCGGCCGCGCGCCTGAAGGTGCTGCTGCCGGTGCTGGTCGGGCTGTTCGTGCTGCTGGCCGGCTGGTTCGCCTGGAGCGGGTGGGAACTGCACCGCGACGGCGCGCGCCGCGTGTCCGTCACGCAGGCGCGCGACGAGGCGGTCGATGCCGCGCGTCTGGCGCTGTCGTCGGAGCAGAAGCAGTTGACCGCCCGCCTGGCGACGCCGGCCGTGCAGAACGCCATCGCCGCCGGCGATCTGGCGACCGCATCGCAGGCACTCGCCAAGGACTGGAAGGGCGCCGCCGACGTGACGGTGCTGCCGCTGGACCTGTCCGCGGAATACGCCTCGCTGCCCAAGAGCGGCTATGGCCGCATGGGTGTGATCGAGGCGGCGATCGAGGCGGGCAAGCCGGTCGCCGGACTGGTGCGCCACGGCAGCGGCCCGCAGCTCGCGATGGCCGCGCCGGTGCTGAGCGGTACCCAGCCGGTCGCCGTTGCCTACGCGCGCCTGCCGCTGAAGAAGGTCAGTGGCGGCCTCGAAGATGCGTCGGTCGGTGATGACACCTACCTGGCCCTGCGCCAGGGCGGCTACAGCGCCGTGGAGCGCGGCGACAAGCAGCTGGCCGGCGGTGCCGAGGCGTTGGCGGAGAAGATTCCGGGCAGTGACCTGCGCGTGGCTGCGGCGGTGCCGGACGTGGCCGGCGGCCCGTTCGGGCTGGACGCACTGGCCTGCTTCATCGCGGCGGCGGTCATGCTGCTGCTGGCCTTCCTGACCTGGCGCGCACCTCATATCAAATTGCGGCGCAAGGCCGCCGAAGCCGACGAGGAAGGTCCGGTTCAGACGCTGGCGGAGAGCATGGAGGCCAGTCCCCCGACGCCGAAGCCCACGCCCGTGACCCCGCCCAAGCCCGCCAGCCCGTCCCGTCCGGTCGCCATCGACCGCGGCATCTTCCGCGCCTACGACATCCGTGGCGTGGTCGGGCAGACGCTGGATGCCGGCGTGGCCGAGCTGATCGGCCAGTCCGTCGGCTCGCTGATGCACGAGAAGGGCCTGACCGACATCGTGGTCGGCCGTGACGGCCGCCTGTCCGGCCCGACCCTGGTCGAAGGTCTGATCTCCGGCCTGCGCAAGGCCGGCCGCAACGTCATCGATATCGGCCTGGCGCCGACGCCGGTGGTGTACTTCGGCGCCTACCACCTGCGCGCCGGCTCGTGCGTGTCGGTCACCGGCAGCCACAACCCGCCGGACTACAACGGCTTCAAGATCGTGGTTGGCGGCGAGACCCTGTCCGGCGACGCCATCGTCGACCTGTACGCCCGCATCGCCGACGATCGCCTGCAACTGGCCGACCTGGGTTCGCTGGTCCAGCGCGACATCTCCGAGGACTACGTCCAGCGCATCGCCTCCGACGTGCAGATCGACCGCCCGCTGCGGGTGGTGGTCGACGCCGGCAACGGCGTGGCGGGCGACATCGGTCCGCGCGTGCTCAGCGCGATCGGCGCCGAGGTCACGCCGCTGTATTGCGACATCGACGGCACCTTCCCGAACCACCATCCGGACCCGAGCGAGCCGCACAACCTCACCGACCTCATCAAGATGGTGCAGCGCCTGGAAGCGGACCTGGGCATCGCCTTCGATGGCGACGGCGACCGCCTGGGCGTGGTCACGCGCGATGGCGAGAACATCTTCCCCGACCGCCTGCTGATGCTGTTCGCCGCCGACGTGCTCGAACGCAACCCGGGTGCGGTGATCCTGTACGACGTGAAGTGCACCGGTCGCCTGCCTGGCCAGATCCTGCGCCACGGCGGCAGCCCGCTGATGTGGAAGACGGGTCACTCGCTGATCAAGGCCAAGATGCGCGAGACCGACGCGGAACTGGCCGGCGAGATGAGCGGCCACTTCTTCTTCAAGGAGCGCTGGTACGGCTTCGACGACGGCATCTACGCCGCCGCGCGCCTGCTGGAAATCCTCGCCGCGCAGCCGCGCTCGCCGTCGGAAACGCTGGCTGCGCTGCCCAACGGCGTGTCCACGCCGGAGATCAAGGTCGACGCGCCCGATGGCGACCCGCACACCTTCGTCGAGCGCTTCCGCAACGAGGCGCAGTTCGAAGGCGCGCGCCTGTCGACCATCGACGGCCTGCGCGTGGATTACGCGGACGGCTGGGGCCTGGTGCGCGCGTCCAACACCACGCCGGTGCTGGTCATGCGCTTCGATGCCGATTCGCCCGAGGCGCTGGCGCGGATCAAGAACGACTTCCGCACCCAGCTGCTCGCGCTGAAGCCGGACCTCACGCTGCCGTTCTGA
- the pyrE gene encoding orotate phosphoribosyltransferase, whose protein sequence is MTDHRSRFLQLALQADALRFGDFTLKSGRQSPYFFNAGRFDSGTAMAGLAGCYADAIDAHGVAFDLLFGPAYKGIPLATALACEYARRGRDLPLAFNRKEAKTHGEGGNLIGAPLAGRRVLIVDDVITAGTAIREALGLIADAGGIAAGIVIALDRQEAVDPATSRRSAAQTVAADHGLPVIAVATLGDLLAFAGDRAELSGQRERLLAYRQAYGSEANA, encoded by the coding sequence ATGACCGACCACCGCTCCCGCTTCCTGCAACTGGCCCTGCAGGCCGACGCCCTGCGCTTCGGCGACTTCACCCTCAAGTCCGGCCGCCAGAGCCCCTACTTCTTCAACGCCGGCCGGTTCGATTCGGGCACGGCGATGGCCGGCCTGGCCGGCTGCTACGCCGACGCGATCGACGCCCACGGCGTCGCGTTCGACCTGTTGTTCGGCCCGGCCTACAAGGGCATTCCGCTGGCGACCGCGCTGGCCTGCGAGTACGCACGCCGTGGCCGCGACCTGCCGCTGGCGTTCAACCGCAAGGAAGCCAAGACCCACGGCGAAGGCGGCAACCTGATCGGCGCACCGCTCGCCGGCCGCCGCGTGCTGATCGTCGACGACGTGATCACCGCCGGCACCGCGATCCGCGAAGCGCTGGGCCTGATCGCCGACGCCGGCGGCATCGCCGCGGGCATCGTCATCGCACTCGACCGCCAGGAAGCCGTGGACCCTGCCACTTCCCGACGCTCCGCGGCACAAACGGTCGCAGCCGACCACGGTCTGCCGGTCATCGCGGTGGCGACGCTGGGCGACCTGCTCGCCTTCGCCGGCGATCGCGCGGAGCTGTCCGGACAGCGCGAGCGCCTGCTGGCCTATCGCCAGGCCTATGGCAGCGAGGCGAATGCCTGA